CAACTGTTTGCAGAACCACCATGATGAAAAAGCCTAGAACCTGCCAAAAAAGATCTCCCACTAAAGACATAAAGGAACTACAATGAGATGGGTAAGAGGGGCGGTCTTGCAATACAGTCAAGTCCCAGAGCATCTGGCTTCTGAAGGCCAGTGGTGCTTACAGGAGTCCCAGAGGGCTGGGGGAAATAGAAGCTTCactctttaaaaaacttttttatatgaaggtcctggggattgaacccaggatatcgcacatgctaagcacacgctctacctctgagctgtaccctcccccagagACTTTACTCCTGAATAGCACACACAAAACCTCACATATTCCAGGGCCCAGGTCAGAAGCAGTAATTTAATAGGGGCCTGGGTCTGCCCTatctgctgatcttggagagtttcctggagaggcaggaagcaACTGCAGCTCACTCTAGGGACCAGACACGGGTGGCAGACATGACTGGAAGTGTCTTCTACCAtgtggacactggtgctggcaagagCCACTGTggaatcctccctccctccccagccccaagacccagccctgccctggcccagCAGCTTGCGGGCACCAGTGCTGGGACACCTCAGGCCAAGCAACTAACTGGGCAGGAACACAgctccacccatcagcagacagcTGCCTCAAGACTCCCTGGGCCTACAGCCACTGTGGATCTGGCCCTGCCACTAGAGGGCCCAGGACCCAGCTCTACCCATCAGCAGTCAGGCACCACCTGAATCccctgggccctggccctgctcTCTGGGAAGTCTGCTTTAACCTGTGGGCCAGCCTCAATCACCAGGGGGCAGACACCAGATGCAAGAAAACCACAATCCCAGAACCTAAGGACACAGCCTTCTCATCAGGAGGCCAGACCTTGCCTTGGGAAgagctgggccccagccctgcccactagCATGTTAATACAAGCTTGAGGACACTCCAGATCCTGTACCCAACTGTGTCAGGAACTGGGCTCTGTCTCCCAAGAAGTGATCTGACACCAACTCGGGGACTCCTAGGCCCTGCCACCAGACTCTAGGAACCAGATCTGCCCACCAGTAGCCAGAACTTACCTCAGGACCTGGtctcacccaccagtgggcaggagACAGCCCTGGAGTCTTCTGAACCCTGACTCCACCTACTTCTGAGCAAGCACCAGCCCCGGGCTCCCCTGGGATTCTGCAGTAAGTTGCCTTGTGGTCTGGCCCCACCAACCAGGGGCTGGCAGCGTctgcacaaggcagggcctggcaaccaACTGACCAGGGCTCAACCAAGCCTACCAGGTCCTCACAGAGCTTGCCTCAACAGAAAGACCCATGCAGCCCTCACAGGGGGGACTCCTGGAGCATATAGCCTCAGGTGACAAAAGGGGAGTGTCTCGCTGGGATGCACAGGACGTCTCCTAcagaaggccacttctccaagccTGAGACGTGTAATTAACCTACcaggtatataaaaatacaaagagcAACTTAGGCAGGATGAGGTGACAGAGGGACACATTCCAGATGAAGGGACAAGacaaaaccccagaagaactaagtgaagtggagataggcTATTTACCTGACAAAGAGTTCAGGGTAGTGACTGTAAAGGTGATCAAAGAActggggagaagaatggatgtACAGAGCGAGAAGCTAAAAGTTTTAAACAAAGAGTTAGAGAATATAAAGAACAACTaaccagagatgaagaatacaaatgaaaaatgaaaaatacactagaaggaatgaaCAGCAGACTAACTGATACAGAGGAATGGATCAGcgagctggaagacagaggagTGACAATCACTGATGctgaacagaaaacagaagagagaatgaaaagaaacgaGGACATTTCAAGCAACTGCTGGGACAATATTGAGCACACTGATACTCAcattataggagtcccagaaggagaagagagaaagaaagaagctgagAACACATTTGAAGAGATAACAGCTGAAAAATTCCCTCacctggaaaaggaaacagacatccaaacCCTGGAAGTACAGAGAGTCCCACGCAGGATTaatccaaagaggaacacactaaGGCATATAGTAATCAAAATGGCAAACATGAAACATAAAGAGAGATTATTAAAAACATTAaggaaaaagcaagaaataacacaaaggaactcccataaggctaccAGCTGATCAACCAgtgagctcatcaatgaattcggtaaagttgtaggatacaaaattaatatacagaagtcagttacatttctacacactaacaatgaaatagcagaaaaagaaattaaggaaacaatcccacttaccatcacatcaaaaagaataaaatacctagaaataaacctacctaaggaggcaaaggatctacactctgaaaactataagacactggtgaaagaaattgaagatgacacaaacagatggaaagatataccatgttcttggattggaagagtcaatattgttaaaatggccatactactaaAGGCAATatgcagattcaatgcaatccctatcaaattaccaatgacattttccacaaaactggaacaaaaaatgttaaaattgtatggaaacacaaaggacccccaatagccaaaacaatcttgagaaagaacaacagagctgggggaatcacGCTCTCTGACTGCAGGCTATAATACAAGCTACAGTATGgcatggcacaaaaacagacacacagatcaatggaacaggatagaaagtccagaaataaccccacacacatatggtcaattaatctatgacaaaggaggcaagaatatacaatggagaaaagacagtctcttcagtaagtggtgttgggaagactggacagttacctgtaaaagactgaaattagaacattctctaacaccatatacaaaataaactcaaatggattaaagacctaaacgtaagacctgaaaccattaaaatcctaggagagaacataggcagaatactctttgacataaattgtagcagtattttttttagatctgtctcctaaagcaaaggaaataaaaccaaaataaacaaatgggacctaattaaactaaaaagcttttccacagcaaaggagactatcaaaaaaccaaaaagacaacctactgaatgggagaaagtatttgtaaataatatgactgataaggagttaatatccaaaatatacaaatagctcataaaactcaacatcaaaaaatgaaacagcctgattaaaaaaatgggcagaagacctgaatagacactttTTTCTAAAGAGGAcctgcagatggccaacaggcacatgaaaaaattctcaacatcattaatcataagagaaatgcaaatgaaaaccacagtgagatatcccttcacacctgtcagaatggctgtcataacaaatgttggtgaggacgtggaaataagggaactcttgtacactgctgatggaatgtaaactggtgcggCCACTGTGAAAAGCAGTTACAggggtttcttaaaaaactaaaaataaaacgaCCATATGACGCAGCAATTCCCTCCTGgagatacatgtgtgtgtgtgtgtatgtacgtgtgtgtgtgtgtgtgtatacacaaaaacactaattcaaaaatatatatgcaccgcAATGTTCAACACAGCATTGTTTACCATTGCCAAGATAttgaagcaatctaagtgtccatcaacagatgaatggataaaaatagtattatttatatatatataggaatactactcatccataaaaataatgaaattttgtcatttgcaacaacgtgaatGGACCTGGAGTGTATTATGCTACAGGATAAAAcagaagaagacaaatactgaCTGCATGGCagcacatatatgtggaatctaaaaattaaaagaaacaagttaatataacagaaaagaaacagactcacagatagagaaaacagactagtAGTTTcagtggggagcaggggagggaccaGATAAGGGTAGGGAATTAACGGGTACAGACCAGTCTGTgtaaaataagccacaaggacatatgcacaacatggtgaatatagccaatattttataataactataagtggagtataacctttaaaaactatgaatcactatgttgtgcacctgtaacttatataatagtGTACCTCAATGGTACTTTagtaaaaaaaacttttaagaaaagCTGTCCATGGTCAAGTGTCAAAAACTGGAATAAGACCcttatacaacacacaatatttattattaaatgccCTGATTCCTTGCTTAGGAAAGACCAGTTTTTCTCATATTAATGACTTCTTGCCTCTACTTTCCTGCTGCGTACCTAGGACACTTTACCCAATATAACAGTCAAAGGTGCTTCTGAAATACTGTTTAGATAAATTGCCTAtgattttccccccttttttttgatggggggaggtaattaggtttttacttatttattttaatggaggcactggggattgaacccaggacctcgtgcttgttaagcacacactccactCCTGAGCGttaccctccctcctcacctaAGATATTTTTACACTCGTTTCATGACAATGTGTTTATCAGACAACAGATATAATTCAAGAATATTACTAGACGGGCAGTTTTTCAAAGACTATAAAAATCTCAATTTGTGATTATAGTATTAAGCATTACATGACTCTCTTTAATTctagtaaaattttttttctttttttaagaaaattttccttaTCATGAGACTTTTCTTCCACATCTTTTAACCCACTTTGTAGACTTAATGTAAACTTTCCCCTGCTACTACACTGataaattttaaagatacatGAATTAAAGATTGTTTTATGAGGTGTGTAACATGAAAACGTAACCCAGGACGGTAACAGGTACAAAGTAAATGCCCCAAAGGTATGAAGAAGGAGAGTCCTTTTATATCTTTAGTTCAGTGAAGGGAGTGGGGCAATACAAAATGGTGAATctactaatatataaaatagataaacaacaggtttatactgtatagcatagggaactatattcaatatgttgtagtaacctataatgaaatagagtatgaagaagaatatgtgtatgttcatgtatgactgacatatgatgctgtacaccagaaagtgacacaacatggtaaactgattacacttcaatgaaaaaaatggtgACTCTAGCAAGGTGGAGTGAGGAGACCTTCTGATACCCCACAAATCTAACACTGGGAATTAGGGAACACAATgcttattttacattaaaatcatCTCCAATTCCTCTCCCTTTATTATCATCATTGCCACAATAATCGTTAGCTCCGGCatccattctttttaaaattaaaatatagttgatgacattatattagtttcatgtgtacagcagaGCGATTCAATACTTTTGCTGATTAAACTctattttaggttattacaagataatggctacatttccctatgctatacactatattcttgtcacttatctattttatacatagtagtttgtatcttttaatcatATACCCCTATTTTGtccccttttccttctcccctttggtaatcagaagtttgttttctatatctgtgagcctgtttttgttttgcatatatattcatttacaatgttttttagatttcacatataagtgatatcacacagtttttgtctttctctgacttacctcactcagcataatattctctaggtttactcatgttgctgcaaatcgcagaattcattcttttttatggctaatattccattgtttatatataccacatcttttttggggaggatttatgtatgtatgtatttatttataacacctttattgtggtataactCCAGtagagtaaactacacatatttcagatgtacaatttgatgaattttttaGCTTAAGATAacaattagtatttatttatttttaatttaaaaatagctgttaaattggatgaattttgatagatgtatacacctatgaaaccaccaccacaatcaagagagctaacatttcCATATGCCACATCTTTTTAGGGGGGggttaattagatttatttatttatttatttatttatttatttatttaatggaggtactggggactgaacccaggatctcatgcatgcaaagcatgtgttctatcattgagctatacccacccacaTCCCCtgctttttaagtttattttattttttattgatgtatagttgatttacaatgttgtgttagtttctggtgcacaacatagtattcagttacacataaatatatattcctttcatatactttttcatcataggttattacaagatgttgaatatagttccctgtgctaaacagtaggaacttgtggtttatctattttatatatagtacttagtttctgcaaatcctgaactcctaatttatccctcaaccacacccccaccctttcccccctggtaaccattaagtttgttttctatgtttttgagtctgtttctgtcttgtaaataagttcatttctgtcatcttaaaagattccacatgtaagtgatatcatatgttatttttcattctctacctggcttacttcacttagtatgataatctctaggtccgtccatgttgctacaaatggcattatttcattcttttttatggctgagtagtattccattgtagatatataccacatcttcttaatccagtcatctgccatGCTTAAAAACAGAAGTCAAATAGATACAACAGGAAGAAATAAGAACTTTAAGACAGGAAGGGATTCAATTTGCTGATGCTTGCTTTCAAGATGTAAGCAGACATATGGGAATCATAAAAGGTAATGAATCCTGCCAACATGAGTCAGTTTAGAAACTAGGACAGCTGACACCTCGATTTTGTATTTCTGGCCTACTGACCTGTGAAGAGACAATTTGGGTGTTGTTCTCAGTCGCTAAATTCCTGGAAATCTATTACAGAAATAATAGAATTCTAATACACATAGAAACACACTTAGTGAAGAATATTTAAACAATTTCTCTACAACTGATATCACTTTATCCAGTTGAaacattttcttcagttttagGTTTATCACCCTTTTAATGTAGATTCATAGTATCTCTGATACTGTATCTATAACTGTACAAGATATAATAAATGGTCCACAAACACTCTATTAAAATTTTCTGTCCTTCCTTCAATGTGTTTGAATAAATGTTGTCATATTGGTCTTACACAccaatgaaatttattttctcagtcaTGATCTTTGAAGGAGGTGTTTTCTTGTTACAAACAGATCTTTCCAATTCATTGGCATATCCCAAATTATTCCATGGAGATCATTAATAAATTCCATGGAGTGACCAACTTTATTGACCACTCacaatttatacatttaaaaaattgaatgccTTCTACTACAGACACCATGGAATATGGATCAGCGGTCATGCTGATTACTGCACAGGTGGATCACATTCACGGTTCTGAGATGGGGGACTGCTGCACCACCATGATTACATTCTTACTGTTGGTGTATAATTATTGCTATTGACTGAATAGTTGTGTTCCTCCAAGTTTACAGGTTGAAACTCTAACCCAATGTGAAGGTATTTGgaagtgggttttttttggggaGGTGACagatttagatgaggtcatgaaggtggagctaTCATGTTGGGATTGGCGTCCTTCTAAGACCACACCAGAGCTCTCTGTCCCTGCCCTATGTGGGTACAGCATGAAGGTAGCTATCTGTAAACCAGGAAGAGGACCCTCACCAGACACTCAATCTGCCAACAACCGATCTTCAGTAATCCAAGTCTAGGCCATTCTCCAATTAACACAATGAAACTATCACACTTAACAATGTAACACTGGAGAGTCTGTAACAGACAGTCCATATACAGATTCCCCCAAGAAATCCTTCATAAATCCAGGATCCAGTCATTACACAAGGACTGCATTTGGTTATCTGGAGTCTTTAGTTTCTTTAATCTGAAGCACGTGCCACTCTTTTGTCCTCAGTGAAACTGAGAGTTTTGACCAGTGTTTGCAAAGTGTCTTTCAGTGTGGATCTCTCTAGTTGTGTGTCTCATTCTGAATCAGGTAAAAAACGCTGGGTGGAAATTCTACACACAGATGATGGTGAAACTTTCTTAGTGCATAGCCTCAGAGGCAAAGAttatgagtatgtttctgtttctggTGGAGGCTAAGACAAGCACCAGGCCCTGATGGCTCTGGTGCAGGGATGGTATGTTTCGGCATTTGTGCATGGCTGTCAGGCTAGTCTCCTCCTGTTAACAGTTGAACCAGAGTCCTTGGGGTTGCTACCTGGAGGTTGTTGAGTCCTGAAAATGGTGTGCTTTGCTCCTGGCCAGATGCCCCTCTCCCAGACAACACTGGGGCCTGTGCTCAGGCACCTGCCCATCTCTGCTGCTAGCATAACCGAACTGTCCAATACAAAATCCCTCCCAATAAATGCTATTCTATTACAAATCCCCACTTGCCAAACCTGCACCAGTACCCACAGGTCTCCTGGAAAATTCCGTCTCCTCCTAGCCCAGAATCAGCAACTGCAATGTGATTCCTCCCCCTACAAGGGCCCCTGGACTGCCCACCCACAATCCTGTTGCTACCCTAGTGCAGTTTCAGCTCCACCCAGAATCAGAAACTGCAGCACAAACCTTAGCTCTGCAAACACGGGCTAACAGCCATGGGGCACAGGTCACCTTGGATGGCTCCTCTTGCATCCAGCCTACACTCTCCTTAATGTGTACACACTGAATGCCCGAGACGTCTCCTGGCTGACCTGAATCCACTTCCTCCCTGAAACCCAGATGTGCTCAAGGGCAGCGCCAGGGTCCTGGGACTGGACTCTGAATGTAAAGGAGTAAGATGAGGCCCCTAGTAGAGCTTACTCCACAATGGTCCCCTACAGACCCTTAAGAGTTTCACTTCATGCGATCCACTAACAAGTTAACTGGTAACAGATTTCAGCTGCACCCAGAATCTGTACGTGGTACACCGTACTCTACCTCTTCTGGGTCTGGAAGTCCTAACAGGGCACAGTCATCCCAGAATCCCTCAAAAGCAAATGCCTACACGGAGAATCCATAGTTCTAAGACAGCATCCTCAGGACCCTAACTGCTTTACAGAAAGCAAGGGGTCACCTTACACTGCACAGAAAGCATGCATGCCCGAGGAGGCAGCCATGTCCCAGGACTGCCCAGACTCGCCATTCCCACTCACCATCACCTCATGCTCTAGCCTGCACAAAAATCCCCCAGGTACATCCCACCCTTCCTGGAATCTACCGCTGCTCAGAATAAAAGCTGCCCATGCTACTAACACTAAGACAGGCACATACCCATGGAAACCCATGGAAAAATCACCTTGAACAATACCTATCACTCGCTGCCTGACTGTATTCACTTCTGCTTAACGTTCCCACGCGTACATGGCTAGGTCAGGTCAGCCACTTTGATTCTTCTGACTCAGGAGCTAGGGCCAAAGGCATTCCATGTGTCTCAAGCAGCATTTGATCACGACTACTGCCAACAGGATGCTGTGCATGAGAATAAGCTCAAGCTGTTTTATGCACATCCACTATGACCATGTATGTTCCAAGTTCAAGATGGTGACAAAACACTAATGTCCATTACGGTCTACCTTAGAGAGAGATGTGGCTTCCCCTTATGAATATCTATTGATCTTCAAGtctaataagtgaataaataaacactGAGCAAAAACATACCGTTTACATATTTCTGACCAGCTTAAAGGACTTTGAATTCCTTATCCATGTGAAGGAGAGCCTGGGTACAGTAGCGTCATGGCTCATGAATAGATAGGGGCTGACAGTTGGAAAGCATACAGAAATTAGGGTAGAAATGCTCATTACCCATGAGTTGAGGCTGGGAAAAAGGGCAATACAAAGGTGAAAGAGCGAGGAAAGGGTGTAGAAAGACACAAATGTGCTCACCAGGGCAAGGACTCGCTGGGTGGCTGTGGATTCAGCAGAGGATCTGGGGGAAATATTTCTCCTGTGGATGTGTTGGACCCGTTGATTGTGTCTGTATAGGATGAAAACCATGGAGCCACTGGCCCAGATCATGACCACAGAAAATGAAACCTCGGGCACAATTATCAATCCTGCATATACTAGGCGTGTGAGTTGCCCATGATCTGTAATGAAACAGTGCCCCCAACTTCTAATCTTTGTGATTTTTTCATGCTCCATTTGCTAGTCATATGCAAAACATATATAGGattaattaaatttacaagcGTGAATTGGATCCAGACGAGGAAAATGCAAAAGCCAATGTTTTGGGGGGCTTTGACTTTAAGATTCTTCCAACAGGAATCCATGGGGCTGATCATGATGGTCTGGAAGACGCTCAAGAGGCAAGTGGTGGCAATGGACACTCCCCTACTCACTCTCTGAGCATACAAAACAAGGCTGCATGCAAAATCATTGAAAAAGTATTTCAACCCAAAAGCTGCCATTGTGTGAGGGACTCCTCTAGAGAGAAGAATCAAGGAGTTGGCAACAGTCAGGTGCTTGAGAATCAAATCTGTAGCCCTCAACCTGCACTCAGTGTGATAAAGAAAGAGGTAACggtaaagaagagagaaattgcCCAGAACTCCAACTACAGTCTGTGACAAAGAGATAATTGCTACTGTCAAATCTCGAGAGTATATTCTGTCATTTAACATGTTTTCCTTTAAGTTCTGGCAACAATCATTCCTCTGTGCAAAAAGGTACACTGAAGATTTTCCGACACTGAGTGTAAAGTGACTTGTGTGCTCCTGTTTGACTGCTAGGTGCTTCACAAGACAGGAAGAGATGGACAGATTGGCAGTATACTTCATGGAAAAGTCAGCAGGCAGGATGAAGTGGTGTCAACCTGGGGGGAACAATGGCAAATGAGAGCAGACTGAAAGAGAGCACGACACAACACTTTCAGAAAAAGCCGAAAAATTCTACCcatattcagaaaagaaaaagctcgGTCACCACCCACATCATAAAACATTCCAACTCTGAATGGACAGCtgataaattttaatgaaaaataatacatattttaggaaaaattaatatttctatGGTCTTAGAATAAGAAGATATTCTTAACAACACAAAACCTATTAACATATAGGTGAAATGAGTTTAGCTTGTATTCATAGCCAGTTCTCatacacgtatacacacacacacacagaaacagcgCTACAAGTGGTAACCAGTACAAACTGCTCTTACAACcacacaacaaaataaacagtgAGCAGACCATTACAGCACAAACTTCAAAAACAGATTATTCAGTGCACAACACATGTGTAAACAATACTGAATGTCTATAGTAATgagaagaattaaaatatatcacTACCTGTATATTGTCAAGCACCACTgagaaatctgaaattaaaatgaCAGTGATATCAAGTTTTGGCAAAGATTTGGGTCAATCAAGAATCTCTTACGTTGCTGGTGAGTGTTAAAATTGGTACAAATCTTTTAGAAAACTGTTCTATCTCCTGCAGCAGTTCAGATGTAATCCTATgttccaacaattccacttctaagaATATACTCTGGAGaaatttcatacacacacacacacacacacatcaccaaAAGACTAGTACAGAATTCACATCCCAACATGACTCAttactcataatagccccaaactaaaaACGACCCAGCTGCCCATTAACAGtagagtaaataaattaattcctATTCACACAGTGGCATCCTAGACATCAATGCTAATGAATGCTAGCAGTATTTTGCAACAATACAGATAAATTCACAAAATCACATGGGATGGAAAAAAGGCAAGTATGAAAGAGTTCATGCTGGGTGAACTTATTTATGTAAAGTTCAAAACAGGCAAAATGATCTAATCTCTTAAACGTGGGAATAGATGCAAATTTATATTCCAGCATTTCTACTCCTACAAATACACTGAGTAGAAACATACTCTGGAGGCAGTGACCTAGGGGGGCACCAGATGTTTTACCTGTGGGCTGAACATTCTTTTACTTGATAGAGGTGTTGCCTACAGATGTGGACATTTCAGAATTTCAAAAGCTGTGCACTTACAACTTATGTATGTatctttaacattttataaatgcatattagaaaaaaagaaagaaagtggggAAAGGTGTCCTGTCAGTGTGTTTGGTCTGTTGATTGAGTCTGTATAGGATGAAAGTTAGGGGCTGTGGGTCCAGATCATGAGACCAAGAACAGAAC
This genomic interval from Vicugna pacos chromosome 9, VicPac4, whole genome shotgun sequence contains the following:
- the LOC140698348 gene encoding LOW QUALITY PROTEIN: vomeronasal type-1 receptor 4-like (The sequence of the model RefSeq protein was modified relative to this genomic sequence to represent the inferred CDS: inserted 1 base in 1 codon), which translates into the protein MKYTANLSISSCLVKHLAVKQEHTSHFTLSVGKSSVYLFAQRNDCCQNLKENMLNDRIYSRDLTVAIISLSQTVVGVLGNFSLLYRYLFLYHTECRLRATDLILKHLTVANSLILLSRGVPHTMAAFGLKYFFNDFACSLVLYAQRVSRGVSIATTCLLSVFQTIMISPMDSCWKNLKVKAPQNIGFCIFLVWIQFTLVNLINPIYVLHMTSKWSMKXITKIRSWGHCFITDHGQLTRLVYAGLIIVPEVSFSVVMIWASGSMVFILYRHNQRVQHIHRRNISPRSSAESTATQRVLALVSTFVSFYTLSSLFHLCIALFPSLNSWVMSISTLISVCFPTVSPYLFMSHDATVPRLSFTWIRNSKSFKLVRNM